CGTGGCGCGCGCCCATTGGCTGCGCGGCGTATCGCCGGCGTGCCTACAAACGAGCTGACCCCATCGAAGCCCAGGCTCCATCGCGTTCATCCCCACCAAGCTCCAAGCTAGCTTCGATCCGAGAAACGACCTGCTAGATCGCCTGGGAAAATCCATCCGTCCACGAACGAAGCTCCAGCCGAATCCCCACCGATCGATGGGGAACTcgtacagcggcggcggcggcggcccgtcggcggcgggggccgcgCTGGAGGTGCCGCTGCACCTGTGCTTCTTCCTGCTGGTGCTGCTCCTCTTCCTGGGCTTCTCGTGGTACACGAGCTACGAGTCGGCGGCGGAGTCGTTCGCCGGCCAGGCGCGCATCCTGCTCATGGCGTCGCCGTTCGCGCTGCTGCTGGCCGTGCGGCTGCTGTCGGGCGTCTCGGCGGGcaagggcggcgcggcgcggggcgtgGGCGACCTGCTGGCGGTGCCGATGCCCGAGCGGGACTCCATCCACCGCGCCGGCGGGTCGCCTTGGGGCGTcgggctcctgctcctgctgctcctcgTCATGGTCTCCTACCAGTCCAACTTCCGGGACAAGTGGTTCCCGCTCGCGAGCAGGTGATCAGAGTTCCGGTTGCTGCCCGATCAATATCGATCGATGTAAAAAAAGCACCTGCGGTAATGTAACTGCTGTAAGATCAGAGTCCAACTGTCAATGCAACGAGAATCAACTGTACCGTCTCCTGCTCTGGCTGTGATGCTGATTGTGCTTGTTTCCAAAAATGAAACTTCGCGAGGTAAAA
This portion of the Panicum virgatum strain AP13 chromosome 2N, P.virgatum_v5, whole genome shotgun sequence genome encodes:
- the LOC120658865 gene encoding uncharacterized protein LOC120658865 — translated: MGNSYSGGGGGPSAAGAALEVPLHLCFFLLVLLLFLGFSWYTSYESAAESFAGQARILLMASPFALLLAVRLLSGVSAGKGGAARGVGDLLAVPMPERDSIHRAGGSPWGVGLLLLLLLVMVSYQSNFRDKWFPLASR